In Bacteroidia bacterium, a genomic segment contains:
- the hxpB gene encoding hexitol phosphatase HxpB: protein MIQHPQKIQATIFDMDGLLIDSEPLWQEAEKIIFAKAGIEMTVEMCEQVMGMRVDEAVEHWILRFPKINFSSTQLQAMIMDKVEELIHEKGKLLDGVVSTLELLKTQNVKIGLASSSHFRIIHAVLKQFDLEKYFEVIHSAELEKYGKPHPVIYLSAAEKLNVVPVFCMAFEDSFNGLLAAKAAKMKTICIPSEKLFSDARFAIADKKLKSMSDFKTVFLYW from the coding sequence ATGATACAACATCCACAGAAAATACAAGCCACCATTTTCGATATGGACGGATTATTAATAGATTCAGAGCCACTTTGGCAAGAAGCTGAAAAAATTATATTCGCGAAAGCAGGAATCGAAATGACGGTAGAAATGTGCGAACAAGTGATGGGAATGCGCGTGGATGAAGCCGTTGAACATTGGATTTTACGCTTCCCGAAAATTAATTTTTCATCCACACAATTGCAAGCAATGATCATGGATAAAGTGGAAGAATTGATTCATGAAAAAGGAAAATTATTGGATGGAGTTGTATCTACACTCGAATTATTGAAGACACAAAACGTGAAAATCGGATTGGCTTCTTCTTCCCATTTTCGCATTATTCATGCGGTGTTAAAGCAATTTGATTTAGAAAAATATTTTGAAGTTATCCATTCTGCCGAATTGGAAAAATACGGAAAACCGCATCCAGTAATTTATCTCAGTGCTGCCGAAAAATTAAATGTAGTGCCTGTTTTTTGTATGGCTTTCGAGGATTCTTTCAACGGATTATTGGCTGCAAAAGCCGCTAAAATGAAAACGATTTGTATTCCATCCGAAAAATTATTTTCTGATGCGCGCTTTGCTATTGCCGATAAAAAATTAAAATCAATGAGCGATTTTAAAACGGTTTTTTTGTATTGGTGA
- a CDS encoding DUF1828 domain-containing protein, whose amino-acid sequence MSWVNPLIQDYYNWLKSKTVVLPDEKTEWVAIQTPFIGLFNDVIEMYAQKKGDKIVLSDNGETFHNLDLVGTSLNRAGERKNLAERILLNYGIQQHGNELVTETTAQNFAQKKHNFLSAIMELNDLYVLSKNNVASIFKEDVRTYLDSQNIIYTPDFISKGSTGLEFMFDFQIAGKQSELVLKSFNTINKQTLSSFLFSWDDIKPVREKVSKKNVTAIAVLNDEEKPIRSEYLEALKAKKANYIIWSDRLSDESIDRLKAA is encoded by the coding sequence ATGAGTTGGGTAAATCCATTAATACAAGATTATTACAACTGGCTTAAAAGCAAGACAGTTGTTCTGCCTGACGAAAAAACAGAGTGGGTTGCAATTCAAACACCTTTCATTGGACTTTTTAATGATGTTATTGAAATGTATGCTCAAAAAAAAGGAGATAAAATCGTTTTATCAGACAATGGAGAAACTTTTCATAATCTCGATTTAGTTGGCACATCATTAAATAGAGCAGGCGAACGTAAAAATTTAGCTGAAAGAATTTTATTGAATTATGGTATACAGCAACATGGAAACGAACTTGTTACAGAAACAACTGCACAAAATTTTGCTCAGAAGAAACACAACTTTCTTTCTGCAATAATGGAATTAAATGATTTGTATGTTTTATCAAAAAACAATGTTGCGTCTATTTTCAAAGAAGATGTTAGAACTTATCTTGACAGTCAAAATATAATATACACACCCGACTTTATCTCTAAAGGATCAACTGGTTTAGAATTTATGTTCGACTTTCAAATAGCAGGTAAACAAAGTGAATTAGTTTTAAAATCTTTTAATACAATCAATAAGCAAACACTTAGTAGTTTCTTATTTAGTTGGGATGACATTAAACCTGTGAGAGAAAAAGTAAGTAAGAAAAATGTAACGGCAATAGCTGTATTAAATGACGAAGAAAAGCCAATCAGAAGCGAATATTTAGAAGCGTTAAAAGCAAAAAAAGCTAATTATATTATTTGGAGCGACCGTTTAAGTGATGAAAGTATTGATAGACTGAAAGCTGCGTAA